From one Macaca nemestrina isolate mMacNem1 chromosome 5, mMacNem.hap1, whole genome shotgun sequence genomic stretch:
- the LOC105498607 gene encoding guanine nucleotide-binding protein-like 1 has protein sequence MPRKKPFSVKQKKKQLQDKRERKRGLQDGLRSSSNSRSGSRERREEQTDTSDGESVTHHIRRLNQQPSQGLGPRGYDPNRYRLHFERDSREEVERRKRAAREQVLQPVSAEVLELDIREVYQPGSVLDFPRRPPWSYEMSKEQLMSQEERSFQEYLGKIHGAYSSEKLSYFEHNLETWRQLWRVLEMSDIVLLITDIRHPVVNFPPALYEYVTGELGLALVLVLNKVDLAPPALVVAWKHYFHQHYPQLHVVLFTSFPRDPRTPQDPSSVLKKSRRRGRGWTRALGPEQLLRACEAITVGKVDLSSWREKIARDVAGATWGNGSGEEEEEDDGPAVLVEQQTDSAMEPTGPTRERYKDGVVTIGCVGFPNVGKSSLINGLVGRKVVSVSRTPGHTRYFQTYFLTPSVKLCDCPGLIFPSLLPRQLQVLAGIYPIAQIQEPYTAVGYLASRIPVQALLHLRHPEAEDPSAEHPWCAWDICEAWAEKRGYKTAKAARNDVYRAANSLLRLAVDGRLSLCFHPPGYSEQKGTWESHPETTELVVLQGRVGPAGDEEEEEEEELSSSCEEEGEEDRDADEEGEGDEDTPTSAPGSSLAGRNPYALLGEDEC, from the exons ATGCCGAGGAAGAAGCCCTTCAGCGTgaagcagaagaagaagcagTTGCAGGACAAACGGGAGCGGAAGAGAG GGCTTCAAGATGGGCTGCGCTCCAGTTCCAACAGCCGCAGCGGGAGCCGGGAGCGGCGAGAGGAACAGACAGACACCTCGGACGGGGAGTCTGTGACCCATCATATCCGCAGGCTTAACCAGCAGCCTTCTCAGGGGCTGGGTCCACGAGGCTACGACCCAAATCg ATACCGACTGCATTTTGAGAGAGACAGCAGAGAGGAGgtagagaggagaaagagagcagCCCGGGAGCAAGTTCTACAGCCGGTCAGTGCTGAGGTGTTGGAGCTGGACATCCGGGAGGTCTATCAGCCTGGCTCAG TTCTGGACTTTCCTCGACGTCCTCCTTGGAGCTATGAGATGTCCAAGGAGCAACTAATGAGCCAAGAGGAACGGAGCTTCCAAGAGTATCTTGGGAAGATTCATGGGGCTTACTCCTCTGAGAAACTCAGCTACTTTGAGCACAATCTGGAG ACATGGAGGCAGCTGTGGCGTGTGTTAGAGATGTCTGACATCGTCCTGCTTATCACTGATATCCGACATCCA GTTGTGAATTTCCCGCCAGCACTTTATGAGTATGTGACTGGAGAACTTGGGCTGGCCCTGGTGCTGGTTTTGAACAAGGTGGATCTGGCCCCGCCAGCTCTTGTGGTTGCCTGGAAGCATTATTTCCATCAACACTATCCCCAGCTCCATGTCGTCCTTTTCACCTCTTTCCCTCGGGACCCCCGCACCCCACAGGACCCTAGTAGTG TCTTGAAGAAGAGTCGGAGGCGGGGGAGAGGATGGACTCGGGCCCTGGGGCCAGAGCAGTTGCTGAGAGCCTGTGAAGCCATCACTGTGGGGAAAG TGGACTTGAGCAGCTGGCGGGAGAAGATTGCTCGGGATGTAGCGGGGGCCACCTGGGGTAATGGctccggggaggaggaggaagaggacgaTGGCCCAGCAGTCTTGGTGGAGCAGCAGACTGATTCAGCAATGGAGCCAACCGGCCCAACCCGAGAGCGCTACAAGGATGGGGTGGTGACCATCGGCTGTGTGG GTTTCCCTAATGTGGGAAAGTCCTCGCTGATCAATGGGCTGGTGGGGCGGAAAGTTGTGAGTGTCTCCAGAACCCCAGGCCATACCCGATACTTTCAGACCTACTTTCTTACTCCCTCCGTGAAGCTCTGTGACTGCCCGGGCCTCATCTTCCCATCTCTTCTGCCTAGGCAGTTGCAG GTTCTGGCAGGGATCTACCCCATCGCCCAGATCCAGGAGCCCTATACTGCTGTGGGCTACCTGGCCTCCCGAATTCCTGTGCAGGCCCTGCTCCACTTGCGCCACCCAGAGGCTGAGGACCCCTCAGCGGAACACCCCTGGTGTGCCTGGGACATCTGTGAAG cctgggcagagaaACGTGGTTACAAGACAGCCAAGGCGGCTCGGAATGATGTGTACAGAGCAGCCAACAGTCTCTTGCGGCTGGCAGTGGACGGCCGCCTCAGCCTGTGTTTTCATCCCCCAGGCTACAGTGAACAGAAAG GCACCTGGGAGTCCCATCCAGAGACCACGGAGCTGGTGGTTTTGCAGGGCAGGGTGGGGCCAGCAGgtgacgaggaggaggaggaagaggaagagctgAGCAGCTcctgtgaggaggagggagaggaggaccGGGATGCGgatgaggagggagaaggggatgAGGACACCCCAACCTCAGCTCCAGGGTCCAGTTTGGCTGGCCGAAACCCTTATGCCCTGCTGGGTGAGGATGAGTGCTGA
- the LOC105498606 gene encoding proline-rich protein 3 isoform X2, with amino-acid sequence MPKRKKQNQHQPPTQQQPPLPEREETGDEEDGSPIALHRGPPGSRGPLIPPLLSLPPPPWGRGPIRRGLGPRSSPYGRGWWGVNVEPPFPGPGHGGPTRGSFHKEQRNPRRLKSWSLIKNTCPPKDDPQVMEDKSDRPVCRHFAKKGHCRYEDLCAFYHPGVNGPPL; translated from the exons ATGCCGAAACGAAAGAAGCAGAATCAGCACCAGCCACCGACACAGCAGCAACCCCCACTGCCCGAGCGGGAAGAGACTGGAGATGAGGAGGATGGGAGTCCCATCG ctctTCACAGAGGTCCTCCAGGATCAAGGGGACCACTGATTCCACCACTGCTGAGTCTCCCACCTCCTCCTTGGGGTAGAGGCCCAATTCGGAGAGGCCTTGGCCCCAGGTCTAGCCCATATGGTCGTGGTTGGTGGGGAGTCAATGTTGAACCTCCTTTTCCGGGGCCAGGTCATGGGGGTCCCACCAGGGGAAGCTTTCACAAAGAACAGAGAAACCCTCGAAGGCTCAAAAGCTGGTCTCTTATCAAGAATACCTGCCCACCCAAGGATGACCCCCAGGTTATGGAAG ACAAATCCGACCGCCCTGTCTGCCGACATTTTGCCAAAAAGGGTCACTGTCGATATGAGGACCTCTGTGCCTTCTACCATCCAGGCGTCAATGGACCTCCTCTGTGA
- the LOC105498606 gene encoding proline-rich protein 3 isoform X1, whose product MPKRKKQNQHQPPTQQQPPLPEREETGDEEDGSPIGPPSLLGPPPMANGKPGDPKSALHRGPPGSRGPLIPPLLSLPPPPWGRGPIRRGLGPRSSPYGRGWWGVNVEPPFPGPGHGGPTRGSFHKEQRNPRRLKSWSLIKNTCPPKDDPQVMEDKSDRPVCRHFAKKGHCRYEDLCAFYHPGVNGPPL is encoded by the exons ATGCCGAAACGAAAGAAGCAGAATCAGCACCAGCCACCGACACAGCAGCAACCCCCACTGCCCGAGCGGGAAGAGACTGGAGATGAGGAGGATGGGAGTCCCATCG GACCACCCAGCCTTCTGGGCCCTCCCCCCATGGCCAATGGAAAACCTGGCGACCCTAAGTCAG ctctTCACAGAGGTCCTCCAGGATCAAGGGGACCACTGATTCCACCACTGCTGAGTCTCCCACCTCCTCCTTGGGGTAGAGGCCCAATTCGGAGAGGCCTTGGCCCCAGGTCTAGCCCATATGGTCGTGGTTGGTGGGGAGTCAATGTTGAACCTCCTTTTCCGGGGCCAGGTCATGGGGGTCCCACCAGGGGAAGCTTTCACAAAGAACAGAGAAACCCTCGAAGGCTCAAAAGCTGGTCTCTTATCAAGAATACCTGCCCACCCAAGGATGACCCCCAGGTTATGGAAG ACAAATCCGACCGCCCTGTCTGCCGACATTTTGCCAAAAAGGGTCACTGTCGATATGAGGACCTCTGTGCCTTCTACCATCCAGGCGTCAATGGACCTCCTCTGTGA